In one Drosophila albomicans strain 15112-1751.03 chromosome X, ASM965048v2, whole genome shotgun sequence genomic region, the following are encoded:
- the LOC117578253 gene encoding ubiquilin-1 has protein sequence MAEGGSKRINVVVKTPKDKKTVEVDEDSGIKDFKILVAQKFEAEPEQLVLIFAGKIMKDTDTLKMHNIKDNLTVHLVIKAPTRTNEAPARAPADVRQTPFGLNQFGGLAGMEALGAGSNTFMDLQARMQNELLNNGDMLRSLMDNPLVQQMMNNPDTMRQLITSNPQMQDLMQRNPEISHMLNNPDLLRQTMELARNPSMLQELMRSHDRAMSNLESVPGGYSALQRIYRDIQEPMMNAATESFGRNPFAGLVEGGGGNSVANPQQGTENRNPLPNPWGGSGNRSGGGNGSQSAGGGVGGTAGNRGGDQPPNNVLNTPAMRSLLQQMADNPALMQNLLNAPYTRSMMESMSQDPDMASRLLSSSPLLSNNPQLQDQVRQMMPQFMAQMQNPDVMNMLTNPEAINAILQIQQGMEQLRSAAPNLVGTLGIPPPPPGINTPGSGSATDPASGDGSINNTSPNSATGAPNAANSTGTSPAAALAPGGGPNAQLFNDFMMRMLNGMSNNADSTQPPEVRYQSQLEQLAAMGFANREANLQALIATFGDINAAVERLLSLNQLSLS, from the exons atgGCCGAAGGCGGTAGTAAACGCATCAACGTGGTGGTTAAAACGCCAAAGGACAAGAAAACTGTTGAAGTCGATGAAGATTCTGGAATAAAAGAT TTCAAAATTCTGGTGGCACAAAAATTCGAAGCGGAACCGGAACAACTAGTGCTGATCTTTGCGGGCAAAATCATGAAAGACACCGATACACTCAAGATGCACAACATCAAGGACAATCTAACGGTGCATCTGGTGATCAAGGCGCCCACGCGCACCAACGAGGCGCCCGCTCGCGCCCCCGCCGACGTACGGCAAACGCCGTTTGGCCTCAATCAATTTGGCGGACTCGCTGGGATGGAAGCACTCGGTGCCGGATCGAATACGTTTATGGATTTGCAGGCTCGGATGCAGAATGAGCTGTTAAACAATGGGGATATGTTGCGTTCGCTGATGGACAATCCGCTGGTGCAACAGATGATGAACAATCCGGATACGATGCGTCAGCTGATCACATCGAATCCACAAATGCAGGATTTGATGCAACGCAATCCCGAGATATCGCATATGCTCAACAATCCAGATTTGTTGCGCCAGACCATGGAGTTGGCCCGCAATCCATCCATGTTGCAGGAGCTAATGCGTTCCCATGATCGCGCCATGTCCAATTTGGAATCTGTGCCCGGCGGTTACAGTGCGCTGCAGCGCATCTATCGTGATATACAGGAGCCCATGATGAATGCGGCCACCGAGTCATTTGGTCGCAATCCCTTTGCCGGGCTCGTCGAGGGCGGCGGTGGCAACTCGGTCGCCAATCCACAGCAGGGCACCGAGAATCGCAATCCATTGCCCAATCCCTGGGGTGGCAGTGGCAATCGATCCGGCGGCGGCAATGGCAGCCAATCGGCTGGTGGCGGCGTTGGAGGCACTGCTGGCAATCGGGGCGGCGATCAGCCACCGAATAATGTACTCAACACACCGGCAATGCGCAGCTTGCTGCAACAGATGGCCGATAATCCGGCCCTGATGCAGAACCTCTTGAATGCCCCGTATACGCGCTCGATGATGGAGTCGATGTCACAGGATCCCGATATGGCATCGCGTCTCTTGAGCAGCAGTCCGCTGCTCTCGAACAATCCACAGCTGCAGGATCAGGTGCGACAGATGATGCCACAGTTTATGGCCCAAATGCAGAATCCCGATGTGATGAACATGCTCACAAATCCCGAGGCCATCAATGCCATTCTACAGATCCAGCAGGGCATGGAACAGTTGCGCAGCGCCGCTCCCAATTTAGTGGGCACCCTTGGCAttccgccgccgccgcctggCATCAATACACCCGGCTCCGGTTCGGCCACAGATCCGGCGAGCGGCGAtggcagcatcaacaacaccTCGCCAAACAGTGCAACTGGTGCCCCGAATGCTGCCAACTCGACAGGCACTTCGCCAGCTGCCGCCCTGGCGCCTGGAGGCGGTCCCAATGCGCAGCTCTTCAACGATTTCATGATGCGCATGCTCAACGGCATGTCTAACAATGCGGACTCAACGCAGCCGCCTGAGGTGCGCTATCAGTCGCAGCTGGAGCAACTGGCGGCCATGGGATTCGCCAATCGTGAGGCCAATTTGCAGG CGCTGATTGCCACTTTTGGGGACATCAATGCCGCTGTGGAGCGCCTCTTGTCGCTGAATCAGTTGTCCCTGAGTTAA